A genomic window from Candidatus Obscuribacter sp. includes:
- a CDS encoding tetratricopeptide repeat protein — translation MDTMVFASAQTAMTQASASPSSSTMTADLAVALPISNGVTSEPLFDHALMAKAYLSEGRFDEAERLYVLALKVSEEVYGSTHVEVIPHLENLTSFYLNRAKYEEARPHLERLYGMLVDTRHSQVNPEAVVTVVENLALVLEKLSLSDRCEKLYLNLLRTNERDFGGTHNHTLDALGRLGDYYARTGVYVAARAVFEELLEVKSELLGDNSIELSLVLSSLADVYGKLGLSYDRVRTMERQVEITDTAHGGTGVTLAAQLVRLADALSAVSKQYQSVEFGERAELTYCRALSIYEKSSGANTPTVQGLRAKLLARRTPV, via the coding sequence ATGGATACCATGGTTTTTGCATCCGCTCAGACGGCAATGACGCAAGCAAGTGCGTCGCCCAGCTCCAGCACTATGACCGCTGACTTAGCAGTGGCTTTGCCCATATCAAATGGAGTGACAAGCGAGCCGCTTTTTGACCACGCCTTGATGGCTAAGGCCTATCTTAGCGAAGGGCGCTTTGACGAAGCTGAGAGACTCTATGTACTGGCTCTCAAAGTCTCCGAAGAAGTTTACGGCTCAACCCATGTGGAAGTTATTCCCCACTTGGAGAACCTCACTAGCTTTTATCTCAACCGAGCTAAATACGAAGAAGCCAGACCTCATCTTGAGCGTCTTTATGGCATGCTGGTCGATACCAGACACAGTCAAGTCAATCCAGAAGCAGTGGTGACAGTGGTCGAAAACCTGGCTCTTGTCCTGGAAAAACTCTCACTATCAGACCGCTGTGAAAAACTCTATCTCAACCTTTTGCGCACCAACGAAAGAGATTTTGGCGGCACTCATAACCACACTCTTGATGCCCTTGGTCGCCTTGGTGACTATTACGCTCGCACTGGAGTCTATGTAGCAGCACGCGCTGTATTTGAAGAACTGTTGGAAGTAAAAAGTGAGCTATTAGGCGATAACTCAATCGAGCTGTCCCTGGTGCTCTCCAGTCTCGCTGACGTATACGGCAAGCTTGGCCTGTCTTATGATCGAGTGCGTACAATGGAGCGTCAAGTCGAAATTACAGACACTGCCCATGGTGGCACTGGCGTGACCCTGGCTGCCCAATTGGTACGTCTAGCTGATGCTCTCAGCGCAGTTAGTAAGCAGTATCAATCGGTAGAGTTTGGTGAACGCGCTGAGCTGACCTATTGCCGCGCTCTAAGTATCTACGAAAAGTCTAGCGGTGCAAATACACCAACAGTACAGGGACTCCGCGCCAAGCTTTTAGCTAGACGTACACCGGTCTAG
- a CDS encoding SpoIID/LytB domain-containing protein translates to MKTQQTFKSGKILGLAPVFILALLLVILLLPEATGKTAVKTAGTSHTVMMGFSPYQMMVHPVRIGLATRTSALRVAVWQPGAVFVDNMPIFALKPGMVYSITPGRITEIATGLAMALPYDKRATLAAPDYRIWTVNRWWRGSIEIINTGSAITAVNVLDLEDYLLGVVPSEMPSSWHIEALKSQAVAARSYAWAHLGSGSKWRSDGYDLKPDVSDQAYKGLAAEATSTYHAVRGTTSLVLKDSGKVKPGFYRATVGTTNDENFNIRSSRVPQSTLERITGVKNIVGVTVRQWDPVGNAVRVQIMGAKESKEVYGIALAKMLNFATAAILDVNEDGNCWKFTYRGTGNGARGLSQNGAQALAKRGWLFHQILQQYYQDPDGKLRLDFIEGPRSMYAFRPPAKSTVKPKSPGYSKGPLIEQDAPAPEVTADKNSGTAGSAGTSGTNSTGTGSIYGNGNSSGSGTTKDDTAFTP, encoded by the coding sequence TTGAAAACGCAGCAAACATTCAAATCAGGTAAAATTCTGGGACTGGCACCAGTCTTTATCTTGGCGCTCCTATTGGTAATTTTGCTCTTACCCGAAGCTACAGGTAAGACTGCTGTAAAAACTGCAGGCACCAGTCACACAGTGATGATGGGCTTCAGTCCATACCAGATGATGGTCCACCCTGTCCGCATCGGTTTGGCCACACGCACTTCGGCTCTGAGAGTAGCGGTATGGCAGCCTGGAGCTGTTTTTGTCGACAATATGCCGATTTTTGCCCTTAAACCAGGCATGGTCTACTCCATTACTCCCGGACGTATTACAGAGATTGCCACTGGTTTAGCCATGGCATTGCCATATGACAAACGCGCCACTCTCGCTGCCCCTGATTACCGCATCTGGACTGTTAACCGCTGGTGGAGAGGCTCCATCGAGATTATCAACACAGGCAGTGCCATTACAGCTGTAAATGTACTGGATCTGGAAGATTATCTGCTCGGGGTCGTGCCATCTGAGATGCCATCTAGCTGGCATATCGAAGCACTTAAATCGCAAGCTGTAGCAGCACGCAGCTATGCCTGGGCGCATCTGGGCAGTGGCTCTAAGTGGCGCAGTGATGGCTATGATCTCAAACCAGACGTGAGCGATCAGGCTTACAAGGGACTCGCAGCCGAAGCAACCTCTACTTATCATGCGGTGCGCGGCACAACCAGCCTTGTCCTTAAAGATTCGGGCAAAGTAAAACCTGGTTTTTACCGTGCCACTGTCGGTACTACCAACGACGAAAACTTTAACATCCGCTCTAGCCGTGTACCTCAGTCGACTCTAGAGCGCATTACCGGCGTCAAAAATATAGTTGGCGTGACGGTGAGACAATGGGACCCGGTCGGTAACGCTGTGCGCGTGCAGATAATGGGTGCCAAAGAATCAAAAGAAGTCTATGGTATCGCCCTGGCCAAGATGCTTAACTTTGCCACTGCCGCTATCCTTGACGTCAACGAAGACGGCAACTGCTGGAAGTTTACTTATCGTGGCACCGGCAATGGTGCACGCGGACTGAGTCAAAACGGTGCACAAGCCCTGGCCAAACGCGGCTGGTTATTCCACCAGATATTGCAACAGTATTATCAAGATCCTGACGGCAAGCTGAGATTGGACTTTATCGAAGGTCCCCGCAGTATGTACGCCTTTAGACCACCAGCAAAGTCAACTGTTAAACCCAAGTCACCGGGCTACAGTAAAGGTCCACTAATTGAGCAGGATGCACCCGCACCTGAAGTCACTGCGGATAAAAATAGTGGCACAGCTGGCAGTGCTGGCACAAGTGGTACAAACTCAACTGGCACAGGCAGCATCTACGGCAATGGCAATTCAAGCGGCAGCGGCACAACCAAAGACGATACTGCTTTTACACCTTAG